Proteins from one Streptomyces sp. NBC_00289 genomic window:
- a CDS encoding toxin Doc, whose translation MPLSIDVSWLLDVQEVALDREDLTVSDYSALVAAVARHRTRLPTLAAADPDAAWRAAALMHTIVRLEPLPYRNSLYAAFVAAQYMDQSGEGVDPPYGALSDLVRKIRDSRVGVEQVADQLRTWRL comes from the coding sequence ATGCCCCTCTCCATCGACGTCTCGTGGCTGCTCGACGTCCAGGAAGTCGCGCTCGACCGTGAAGACCTCACCGTCTCGGACTACTCCGCGCTGGTGGCCGCCGTCGCCCGGCACCGGACCCGGCTCCCCACCCTGGCCGCCGCCGACCCGGACGCGGCCTGGCGTGCGGCGGCGCTGATGCACACCATCGTGCGCCTGGAGCCCCTCCCGTACCGCAACAGCCTGTACGCCGCCTTCGTGGCGGCCCAGTACATGGACCAGTCCGGCGAAGGGGTCGATCCGCCGTACGGCGCCCTCTCCGATCTCGTCCGCAAGATCCGCGACAGCCGTGTCGGTGTCGAGCAGGTCGCCGACCAGCTGCGCACCTGGAGGCTGTGA
- a CDS encoding alpha/beta fold hydrolase produces MVPPVSGPLPGCRKEPSVNGRGGEHRLEFEGFAYLCRVAESASAVTEPLVVVGGMMQDRNSWSNYEKLLLDHTSLVTVELPGFGAADALPARYGYDFLAEALRHLLVELEIGTANLLGTCYGGAIALRCAQRFPRHVSRLMLGAMTGHLPQSYLHMIPQWRKMVAEDQRGELADSLMSTFVVPPDRGIRRHAAVWRMLSHQFRTQSQRDLDNACDHNARMMLHDWYQPGTLEVPVVVYTGEHDHLTTPGLGRQLARELRAPFATFFDADHMFTLEQDVAHADLIVRFCTDQPLTDLPYLSPLEYPANTTSV; encoded by the coding sequence ATGGTCCCGCCCGTGTCGGGACCGCTGCCCGGCTGCCGCAAGGAGCCGTCGGTGAACGGGCGGGGCGGCGAGCACCGGCTGGAGTTCGAGGGCTTCGCGTACCTGTGCCGGGTGGCGGAATCGGCCAGCGCGGTCACCGAGCCCCTGGTCGTGGTCGGCGGCATGATGCAGGACCGCAACTCCTGGAGCAACTACGAGAAGTTGCTGCTCGACCACACCTCGCTGGTGACCGTGGAACTGCCCGGCTTCGGAGCGGCCGACGCACTGCCCGCCCGCTACGGGTACGACTTCCTCGCCGAAGCCCTGCGCCACCTGCTGGTCGAGCTGGAGATCGGAACGGCGAACCTGCTGGGCACGTGCTACGGCGGCGCGATCGCGTTGCGCTGTGCCCAGCGGTTTCCGCGGCACGTCTCGCGGCTGATGCTGGGGGCGATGACAGGACACCTTCCGCAGTCCTACCTTCACATGATCCCGCAATGGCGGAAGATGGTCGCCGAGGATCAGCGCGGTGAACTCGCCGACAGTCTCATGTCGACCTTCGTGGTGCCGCCCGATCGCGGCATCCGCCGGCACGCGGCCGTCTGGCGGATGCTGAGCCACCAGTTCCGCACACAGAGCCAGCGGGACCTCGACAACGCGTGCGACCACAACGCCCGGATGATGCTGCACGACTGGTACCAGCCGGGAACTCTCGAGGTTCCGGTGGTGGTCTACACGGGCGAGCACGACCACCTCACCACGCCCGGCCTGGGGCGACAACTGGCCCGGGAACTGCGCGCACCCTTCGCGACCTTCTTCGACGCCGACCACATGTTCACGCTGGAACAGGATGTCGCCCACGCGGACCTCATCGTGCGGTTCTGCACCGACCAGCCCCTGACGGACCTGCCCTATCTCAGCCCTCTGGAATACCCCGCGAACACGACCTCGGTATGA
- a CDS encoding ATP-binding protein, with translation MEGSPVPYPDPFEFTAALEGDGGSIAEARHLAADFLIRLQTEQGLPVTARAMDLTQLVVSELVTNAYKYAQGPALLCLRAVGSVVEIEVWDSDPVLPVARAADPGRVGQHGLEIVMAVVQRFDVRREPVGKRITAYVPLLDDPLPPPTGN, from the coding sequence ATGGAGGGTTCCCCCGTGCCGTATCCCGACCCGTTCGAGTTCACCGCCGCTCTGGAGGGAGACGGTGGCTCGATAGCCGAGGCCCGCCATCTCGCGGCCGACTTCCTCATCCGCCTCCAGACCGAGCAGGGACTGCCGGTCACCGCGCGCGCCATGGACCTCACGCAACTGGTGGTCAGCGAGCTGGTCACCAACGCGTACAAATACGCGCAGGGCCCCGCCCTGCTGTGCCTGCGCGCGGTCGGCTCCGTGGTGGAGATCGAGGTCTGGGACAGCGACCCGGTGCTGCCGGTGGCGCGGGCGGCGGACCCCGGACGCGTGGGCCAGCACGGCCTGGAGATCGTGATGGCCGTGGTGCAGCGGTTCGACGTGCGGCGTGAGCCGGTCGGCAAGCGCATCACGGCCTACGTTCCGCTGCTCGACGACCCCCTGCCCCCTCCCACCGGGAACTGA
- a CDS encoding tetratricopeptide repeat protein → MHLHLLGPLELRVAGRALDLGQPRRRAVLAALAADAGRPVTVESLIDRVWDTTPPGGARSVLYSHISRLRQLLDDAASTGDGERAPAPGAPIRLRRISGGYVLEAEESAVDLLRFRSLVTRGRGSHLSDVQRADLLEEALGLWRGVPLSGLPGVWAERTRTAWRHERVEAAIAWARAGLGRGRPQDVPALLHPLMAEHPLSEPLAAVLVRSLAAAGRTAEAVVAYTEARRRLAEELGVTPGHELRSAYEELRRESVEVERSRAGHVPVVEEAPAASTGAPAPAQLPMDVRPFTGRAEQLAELTRHLTADTGSGGTAAVVVSAVSGTAGVGKTALAVHWAHQVRDAFPDGQLYVDLRGYDPEEPVSAAQALAGFLGALGTAGRDIPPRLDDRAARYRTALDGRRLLVLLDNAASAAQVRPLLPGSPTCKVLITSRDALASLVSVHGAHRMVLDVLSPDDALALLHTLIGPRVEAERTAARALAEQCGRLPLALRVAAELVRSRPVEQLADLVSELRDHQRRLDLLDLGDGDPRAAVRAVFSWSYERLPDLPARLFRLLGLHPGPDVDVHSAAAMAGTSVDSTRRALDVLARAHLLHRTGPSRHAMHDLLRAYAAELGGRHDEAPDLDTALAGLLDHCLAASAAAMNVLYPAERHLRPAVDLPVTGLPPLRTAEECRAWLRAAQPTLVALCSRTEEPGPSRHTVRLATTLHRHYERSGHYADALTVHTQALRAARSAGDARGEADVLACLGAVHRRLGDYGSAHAHHEEALALCRRIGYRAGEARHLTNVGVLHELRGHYREAAEHHETAVGLFRAVGDRHGEADVLNNLGIVHELLQDYQASIERYRRAQTLYRQTGHAFGEASVLGNLGIVVARLGDHTAAAGHFERALALFRRLGHTGGEGHALTNLGDALCGLGRYDEATEHQRQALALFRRTGERYGEAGALNGLGEALHGAARYAEALDAHASALDAAVGIAEQEEQARAHVGTARVRQTMGEPAQAVRHLRQALSLYTALDSPRAEEVRKTLLSLAVDRPTEGADRGEGEGGKH, encoded by the coding sequence ATGCACCTCCACTTGCTCGGCCCCCTCGAACTGCGGGTCGCGGGGCGCGCGTTGGACCTGGGACAGCCACGCCGTCGCGCGGTCCTCGCCGCCCTGGCCGCCGACGCGGGCCGGCCCGTCACGGTGGAGTCCCTGATCGACCGGGTCTGGGACACCACCCCGCCGGGTGGGGCCCGGTCGGTTCTCTACTCGCACATCAGCCGGCTGCGGCAGCTCCTCGACGACGCGGCGTCCACGGGCGACGGCGAGCGGGCGCCCGCTCCCGGGGCGCCGATCCGCCTCCGCAGGATCTCCGGCGGCTACGTGCTGGAGGCCGAGGAGAGCGCCGTCGACCTGCTGCGCTTCCGCTCCCTCGTCACGCGGGGGCGCGGGTCTCACCTCTCCGACGTACAGCGAGCGGACCTTCTGGAAGAAGCGCTCGGACTGTGGCGCGGAGTGCCGCTGTCGGGGTTGCCGGGCGTGTGGGCCGAAAGGACCCGGACCGCCTGGCGCCATGAACGCGTCGAGGCGGCGATCGCCTGGGCCCGGGCCGGTCTGGGCCGGGGCAGGCCGCAGGATGTGCCCGCCCTCCTCCACCCGCTGATGGCGGAGCACCCGCTGTCCGAGCCCCTCGCGGCGGTGCTCGTGCGAAGCCTGGCCGCCGCGGGCAGAACCGCCGAGGCGGTGGTCGCGTACACCGAGGCGCGCCGGCGTCTCGCCGAGGAGCTGGGAGTGACACCGGGTCACGAACTCCGTTCGGCGTACGAGGAGTTACGGCGCGAGTCGGTGGAGGTGGAGCGGTCGCGAGCAGGACATGTCCCGGTAGTCGAAGAGGCACCCGCCGCCTCGACGGGCGCACCCGCTCCGGCCCAGCTCCCCATGGACGTACGTCCCTTCACGGGCAGGGCCGAGCAGCTGGCCGAACTGACCCGGCACCTCACCGCGGACACCGGCAGCGGCGGTACGGCCGCGGTGGTCGTGTCCGCCGTGTCCGGTACCGCGGGCGTCGGCAAGACCGCGCTGGCCGTCCACTGGGCGCACCAGGTACGTGACGCCTTCCCCGACGGGCAGCTCTACGTCGACCTCCGGGGCTACGACCCCGAGGAACCGGTGTCGGCGGCCCAGGCCCTCGCCGGGTTCCTCGGCGCCCTGGGCACCGCGGGCCGAGACATCCCGCCACGACTCGACGACCGGGCGGCTCGCTACCGCACCGCCCTCGACGGACGGCGCCTGCTCGTCCTGCTGGACAACGCCGCCTCCGCCGCCCAGGTCAGGCCACTGCTGCCGGGGAGTCCCACCTGCAAGGTGCTGATCACCAGCAGGGACGCACTGGCGTCGCTGGTGTCGGTGCACGGCGCACACCGCATGGTCCTCGACGTCCTCTCCCCTGACGACGCGCTCGCCCTGCTGCACACGCTGATCGGGCCACGCGTCGAGGCCGAGCGGACGGCAGCCCGCGCGCTGGCCGAGCAGTGCGGGCGGCTGCCGCTGGCGCTGCGGGTGGCAGCCGAACTGGTGCGGTCCCGTCCGGTCGAGCAACTGGCCGACCTGGTGTCCGAACTGCGAGACCACCAGCGGCGCCTGGACCTCCTGGACCTCGGCGACGGGGACCCCCGGGCCGCCGTCCGCGCCGTCTTCTCCTGGTCCTACGAGCGCCTTCCCGACCTGCCGGCGCGCCTGTTCCGGTTGCTGGGCCTGCACCCGGGGCCCGATGTCGACGTCCACTCCGCCGCCGCCATGGCCGGCACGTCCGTCGACAGCACCCGACGGGCACTCGATGTCCTGGCCCGCGCGCACCTGCTGCACCGCACCGGACCCAGCCGCCACGCCATGCACGACCTGCTGCGCGCGTACGCCGCGGAACTGGGCGGCCGTCACGACGAAGCGCCGGACCTCGACACCGCCCTGGCCGGACTGCTGGATCACTGCCTGGCCGCGTCCGCCGCCGCCATGAACGTGCTGTACCCGGCCGAACGGCATCTGCGTCCCGCCGTCGACCTGCCCGTCACCGGCCTGCCGCCACTGCGCACGGCCGAGGAGTGCCGGGCCTGGCTGCGCGCCGCGCAGCCCACCCTGGTGGCCCTGTGCTCGCGCACCGAGGAGCCCGGGCCGTCCCGGCACACGGTGCGCCTCGCGACGACGCTGCACCGCCACTACGAGCGGTCGGGTCACTACGCGGACGCCCTGACCGTCCACACCCAGGCCCTGCGGGCGGCCCGCTCGGCGGGAGACGCCCGCGGTGAGGCCGATGTGCTCGCCTGTCTGGGAGCCGTCCACCGGCGGCTCGGCGACTACGGGAGCGCGCACGCCCACCACGAGGAGGCGCTCGCCCTCTGCCGTCGTATCGGGTACCGGGCGGGTGAGGCCCGGCATCTGACGAACGTCGGGGTGCTGCACGAACTGCGCGGTCACTACCGGGAGGCCGCCGAGCACCACGAGACGGCCGTCGGACTGTTCCGCGCGGTGGGTGACAGGCACGGCGAGGCGGACGTGCTCAACAACCTGGGCATCGTGCACGAGTTGCTCCAGGACTACCAGGCGTCCATCGAGCGGTACCGCAGGGCGCAGACCCTGTACCGGCAGACGGGGCACGCCTTCGGGGAGGCGAGTGTCCTCGGGAACCTGGGCATCGTCGTGGCGCGGCTGGGTGACCACACGGCCGCGGCCGGGCACTTCGAGCGGGCGCTCGCCCTCTTCCGACGGCTCGGGCACACCGGAGGCGAAGGCCACGCGCTGACCAATCTGGGCGACGCGCTGTGCGGCCTCGGTCGGTACGACGAAGCCACCGAACACCAGCGTCAGGCCCTGGCCCTGTTCCGGCGCACGGGCGAGCGCTACGGCGAGGCCGGCGCCCTCAACGGCCTCGGGGAGGCCCTGCACGGCGCCGCGCGGTACGCCGAGGCCCTCGACGCGCACGCCTCGGCTCTGGACGCGGCGGTCGGGATCGCGGAGCAGGAGGAACAGGCCCGCGCCCACGTCGGGACGGCACGGGTCCGGCAGACCATGGGGGAGCCGGCCCAGGCCGTGCGTCACCTGCGTCAGGCGCTGTCCCTCTACACCGCCCTGGATTCCCCTCGCGCGGAAGAGGTGCGCAAGACCCTCCTCTCCCTCGCCGTGGACCGGCCGACCGAAGGCGCGGACCGAGGCGAAGGCGAAGGCGGGAAGCACTGA
- a CDS encoding C40 family peptidase: MTDRMPRTTTRLAATALTTTALAAALTGFVPSTAEAATSRAPAAAQDTACGVLAPGASATAQAAVNAACSQIGVWYSWGGGHGATPGASYGYYDGVDPDSLHDGERKGFDCSGLARYAYYRATGKDVLNGTADDQFHSSQATARFSAAQGTAPLLPGDLMFWGEGHIHHVAMYLGAGQMVEAYESGTRIRVAPARTGGDYAGAIRVNSSGTVPPPPANGGTTFETWGTGVRTHEAPSVRASTVSTFAGPTQVSVLCQEHAETVTAEGYTNDIWSKLVDGSWLTNIYIKGPAELPGVPDCAGTTPAPPTGDSTAFQTWGTGVRTHTEPNVNASVVDYFPQPTTVNVVCQAHAQEVTAEGYTNDAWAKLTDGSWLTNIYVKGAAWLPGVPTC; this comes from the coding sequence ATGACCGACAGAATGCCCCGGACCACCACCCGCCTGGCCGCGACCGCCCTCACCACGACGGCTCTGGCGGCGGCCCTCACCGGCTTCGTTCCCTCCACGGCCGAGGCCGCCACCTCCCGCGCGCCCGCCGCGGCCCAGGACACCGCCTGCGGTGTGCTCGCGCCGGGCGCCTCGGCCACCGCCCAGGCCGCGGTGAACGCCGCCTGCTCACAGATCGGCGTCTGGTACAGCTGGGGAGGCGGCCACGGTGCCACACCGGGGGCGTCGTACGGCTACTACGACGGCGTGGACCCCGACAGCCTGCACGACGGGGAACGCAAAGGCTTCGACTGTTCCGGGCTGGCCCGGTACGCGTACTACAGGGCGACCGGCAAGGACGTGCTGAACGGCACGGCCGACGACCAGTTCCACAGTTCCCAGGCGACCGCCCGCTTCTCGGCGGCTCAGGGAACGGCGCCGCTGCTTCCCGGTGACCTGATGTTCTGGGGCGAGGGCCACATCCACCATGTGGCGATGTACCTGGGCGCCGGACAGATGGTCGAGGCGTACGAGTCGGGCACGCGCATCCGGGTGGCCCCCGCCCGCACCGGCGGTGACTACGCGGGTGCGATCCGGGTCAACTCCAGCGGCACCGTGCCCCCGCCCCCGGCGAACGGCGGTACCACCTTCGAGACCTGGGGCACCGGCGTGCGTACCCATGAGGCCCCGAGCGTCCGGGCGTCGACGGTGAGCACCTTCGCCGGCCCCACGCAGGTGTCCGTCCTGTGCCAGGAGCACGCGGAGACCGTCACCGCGGAGGGCTACACCAACGACATCTGGTCCAAGCTGGTCGACGGCTCATGGCTGACCAACATCTACATCAAGGGCCCGGCCGAACTGCCCGGAGTGCCGGACTGCGCGGGCACCACTCCGGCGCCGCCCACGGGAGACAGTACGGCGTTCCAGACCTGGGGCACCGGCGTCCGCACCCACACGGAACCCAACGTCAACGCGTCCGTGGTCGACTACTTCCCGCAGCCGACGACCGTCAACGTGGTCTGCCAGGCGCATGCGCAGGAGGTCACCGCGGAGGGCTACACCAACGACGCCTGGGCCAAGCTCACCGACGGTTCGTGGCTGACGAACATCTACGTCAAGGGCGCCGCCTGGCTGCCCGGCGTCCCCACCTGCTGA
- a CDS encoding BTAD domain-containing putative transcriptional regulator has translation MIEVRLLGSVEVWGDGRRLRLGGKPLTVLSALVVHLGEVLATGRLVDLVWEEQAPVTATALVASHVSAARRELGGAPRDSPIRTRAPGYVCDLDPGRIDSRRFETLLREAERLARQGRAADAAEVLSDALDLWRGPDALEGMEQSFARIEAARLGELRLVAHEERFGLGLVLGRDERVIAPLLAHVAAHPLRERPRGQLMTALFRTGRVPDALRVYRQGRDSLREELGIEPGAELRALHRAVLNHDDTLLGGGRLPAGPGQVPARPRAALVDPAGGAADPPLAPSPGDADDRPDSGGDRDRPSAPTGAALVEAAPLTPSHLPPDVADFVGRDEEADWAADLLRRVQEPGRTAPPIAVISGRSGVGKTALAVHVGHRTATLFPDGRLFLDLRASDSAPVQASDALARLLRALGVDPEQASGGPEDLVGLYRTHVAPRRILLILDNAADESHLRPLLPPGAGCAVLITSRRRLAGLEGAQHLDLAAPDERDALELLTTVAGPARTEAGRHDLAEIVALCGRLPLALRIAGARLAARPHWPPGRLAARLRDERQRVNELRAGDLELRTSLELAYSDLRPKERAALRRLALMDLPDFASWIASPLLDIDTDDAEEAVERLVDCHFVDVLGVDGTGRTRYRIHDLVREHARERCLAEESPAERTSAVLRLVSCWLGLADQAAVRGPGGGAARLFPPHRARHLLDDATAEALLAQPAAWFAAEQACLVAAVTHCADQGMTRAARDLAGALIASSAVLYNQFDAWSHSHTVALEAVRRTGDRAGEAWLLLGLGQLRYEQDRFEEGYLFFAQALGLFDEALDPLDDTARDAGPERTVRADATRGRAAALAGMGTARREQARFAEALGLLQAALPAYEEVGDVPGAAGVLSGIGYVHREQGRPAQAWAALERCLGLYRSAADRRGEALALRSLALCHRAAGELDAAERLLQQAMRIFDDLGDRFGRMYTGQALAKVRLRQGRLTEAQRLDDCLEVTLERQDRFGHALVLRTIGEWHLAAGDARGAQAPLRLALETWETLRLPLWQARTVWDLAEANGLTGDEQAAREGRAKALEMFRALDSREATERGRPG, from the coding sequence ATGATCGAAGTGCGCTTACTGGGTTCCGTCGAGGTGTGGGGGGACGGACGGCGACTGCGGCTCGGCGGCAAGCCACTGACCGTGCTGTCGGCCCTGGTCGTCCACCTCGGCGAAGTCCTCGCCACAGGCCGTCTGGTGGACCTTGTGTGGGAGGAACAGGCACCCGTCACGGCCACCGCCCTGGTCGCCTCCCATGTCTCCGCCGCCCGGCGCGAACTCGGCGGTGCCCCGCGGGACTCACCGATCCGCACCAGGGCACCCGGCTATGTCTGCGACCTCGACCCCGGCCGGATCGACAGCCGCCGCTTCGAGACGCTGCTCCGGGAAGCGGAGCGACTCGCCCGGCAGGGGCGCGCGGCCGACGCCGCGGAAGTCCTCTCTGACGCGCTCGACCTGTGGCGAGGGCCCGACGCGCTGGAGGGCATGGAGCAGTCGTTCGCGCGGATCGAGGCCGCGCGCCTCGGGGAGTTACGGCTCGTGGCCCACGAGGAGCGCTTCGGCCTCGGGCTCGTACTCGGGCGCGACGAGCGCGTGATCGCACCCCTGCTCGCCCATGTCGCGGCACATCCGCTGCGCGAGCGGCCCCGCGGACAGCTGATGACCGCGCTGTTCCGGACGGGCCGGGTACCGGACGCCCTGCGGGTCTACCGGCAGGGGCGCGACAGCCTCCGCGAGGAACTGGGGATCGAACCGGGCGCCGAACTGCGCGCACTGCACCGCGCGGTACTCAACCACGACGACACCCTCCTGGGAGGAGGACGACTGCCTGCCGGGCCGGGACAGGTACCCGCGCGGCCCCGCGCGGCGCTCGTCGACCCGGCGGGAGGGGCGGCCGATCCGCCCCTCGCGCCCTCGCCGGGTGACGCCGACGACCGCCCCGACAGCGGCGGCGACCGGGACAGGCCGAGCGCGCCCACGGGTGCCGCTCTCGTCGAGGCAGCGCCCCTCACACCGTCCCATCTGCCCCCCGACGTGGCCGACTTCGTCGGACGCGACGAGGAGGCCGACTGGGCCGCGGACTTGCTGCGCCGGGTTCAGGAACCCGGCAGGACGGCGCCGCCGATCGCGGTGATCTCCGGCCGTTCGGGCGTCGGGAAGACGGCGCTCGCCGTCCACGTGGGCCATCGCACGGCCACCCTGTTCCCCGACGGCCGGCTCTTCCTCGACCTTCGCGCCTCGGACTCCGCTCCCGTGCAGGCCTCCGACGCGCTGGCCAGACTGCTGCGTGCGCTGGGAGTCGACCCCGAGCAGGCCTCCGGCGGACCGGAGGACCTGGTCGGCCTCTACCGCACCCACGTGGCACCCCGGCGGATCCTGCTGATCCTCGACAACGCCGCGGACGAGAGCCACCTGCGTCCGCTGCTGCCGCCCGGCGCCGGCTGCGCCGTGCTGATCACCAGCCGCAGAAGGCTGGCGGGTCTGGAGGGTGCCCAGCACCTCGACCTCGCCGCCCCCGACGAGCGGGACGCCCTCGAACTGCTCACCACGGTGGCCGGGCCCGCGCGGACCGAGGCGGGCCGGCACGACCTCGCGGAGATCGTCGCGCTCTGCGGCCGTCTGCCGTTGGCGCTGCGCATCGCCGGTGCCCGGCTGGCCGCCCGACCCCACTGGCCTCCCGGCCGCCTGGCGGCACGGCTGCGTGACGAACGGCAGAGGGTGAACGAACTACGCGCCGGAGACCTGGAGTTACGGACCAGTCTCGAACTGGCCTACTCCGATCTACGGCCGAAGGAGCGGGCGGCGCTGCGCCGGCTCGCGCTGATGGACCTGCCCGACTTCGCCTCGTGGATCGCCTCGCCCCTGCTCGACATCGACACCGACGACGCCGAGGAGGCCGTGGAGAGGCTGGTGGACTGCCACTTCGTCGATGTGCTCGGGGTGGACGGGACCGGACGCACCCGCTACCGCATTCACGACCTGGTGCGTGAGCACGCCCGTGAGCGCTGCCTCGCGGAGGAGAGTCCCGCGGAACGCACGAGCGCGGTGCTGCGGCTCGTGTCGTGCTGGCTGGGACTGGCCGACCAGGCGGCCGTTCGCGGCCCGGGCGGCGGCGCCGCCCGGCTCTTCCCGCCGCACCGGGCCCGTCACCTCCTCGACGACGCGACGGCGGAGGCGCTCCTGGCCCAGCCCGCCGCCTGGTTCGCAGCCGAACAGGCCTGTCTGGTCGCCGCGGTCACCCACTGCGCCGACCAGGGGATGACACGGGCGGCACGCGACCTCGCAGGCGCCCTGATCGCGAGTTCGGCGGTGCTGTACAACCAGTTCGACGCCTGGTCGCACTCCCACACCGTCGCGCTCGAAGCGGTACGTCGCACCGGGGACCGTGCCGGTGAGGCCTGGCTGCTCCTGGGACTCGGGCAACTCCGGTACGAACAGGACCGCTTCGAGGAGGGGTATCTGTTCTTCGCCCAGGCCCTGGGCCTGTTCGACGAGGCGCTGGACCCGCTCGACGACACGGCTCGCGACGCGGGACCCGAGCGCACGGTGCGGGCGGACGCGACGCGGGGGAGGGCCGCGGCGCTCGCCGGCATGGGGACGGCACGGCGCGAACAGGCCCGGTTCGCCGAGGCGTTGGGCCTGCTGCAGGCTGCCCTCCCGGCCTACGAGGAGGTGGGTGACGTGCCCGGCGCGGCCGGGGTCCTGTCCGGCATCGGCTACGTGCACCGCGAACAGGGGCGTCCGGCCCAGGCGTGGGCGGCGCTGGAACGCTGCCTCGGCCTGTACCGTTCGGCGGCCGACCGGCGCGGGGAGGCGCTGGCGCTGCGCTCCCTGGCACTGTGCCATCGCGCCGCGGGTGAACTCGACGCGGCGGAACGGCTGCTCCAGCAGGCGATGCGGATCTTCGACGACCTCGGTGACAGATTCGGCCGGATGTACACGGGGCAGGCGCTCGCGAAGGTGCGGCTGCGGCAGGGGCGCCTGACGGAGGCACAGCGGCTCGACGACTGCCTTGAGGTGACGCTCGAACGCCAGGACAGGTTCGGTCACGCGCTGGTGCTGCGCACCATCGGCGAGTGGCATCTCGCGGCCGGCGACGCACGGGGCGCACAGGCTCCGCTCCGCCTCGCACTCGAGACGTGGGAGACACTCCGGTTGCCGCTGTGGCAGGCCCGAACCGTCTGGGACCTGGCCGAGGCGAACGGGCTGACCGGCGACGAACAGGCGGCGCGCGAGGGACGCGCGAAGGCGCTGGAGATGTTCCGGGCGCTGGACAGCCGAGAGGCGACGGAACGCGGCCGGCCGGGGTGA
- a CDS encoding STAS domain-containing protein, with protein sequence MAENPDIAGHGGLSVVRDTVDGVTVLRVRGEIDHETAAPLRGALPPADESAGPRIVIDLGQVTFIDSSGINALITAQRAIPEKGWLRLACVQGSVLRTLELVGLDTVIPCHPTVQDALA encoded by the coding sequence GTGGCAGAGAACCCGGACATCGCGGGGCACGGCGGACTGTCGGTCGTCCGCGACACCGTCGACGGCGTCACCGTCCTCCGTGTCCGAGGCGAGATCGACCACGAGACGGCGGCCCCCCTGCGCGGCGCCCTCCCCCCGGCCGACGAGTCGGCCGGCCCGCGCATCGTGATCGACCTCGGTCAGGTCACCTTCATCGACTCCAGTGGCATCAACGCCCTCATCACCGCGCAGCGCGCCATCCCGGAGAAGGGCTGGCTGCGCCTGGCCTGTGTCCAGGGCAGCGTCCTGCGCACCCTGGAACTCGTCGGCCTCGACACCGTCATCCCCTGCCACCCCACCGTCCAGGACGCCCTCGCCTGA
- a CDS encoding cold-shock protein: MASGTVKWFNAEKGFGFISQDGGGPDVFAHYSNINASGFRELQEGQAVTFDVTQGQKGPQAENITPA; encoded by the coding sequence ATGGCCAGCGGAACTGTCAAGTGGTTCAACGCCGAAAAGGGTTTCGGATTCATCTCCCAGGACGGCGGCGGCCCGGACGTCTTCGCCCATTACTCCAACATCAACGCCTCCGGCTTCCGTGAGCTGCAGGAGGGCCAGGCGGTCACGTTCGACGTCACCCAGGGCCAGAAGGGCCCGCAGGCGGAGAACATCACGCCTGCCTGA
- a CDS encoding M15 family metallopeptidase → MEDIIPLSDPRVAGVPLADCGEPLVDLRERSGLRLDSRQADPDGHYCHVRAGVLRRLLAAQRMLPSGTRFLVVEGYRPPELQRRYFEEYATALRAGHPGLPPSDIRELASAYISPPEVAPHVSGGAVDLTLCRDDGTELPLGTDVNATPEESGGACRTAAPRISAEARANRQVMERVLEAVGFVNYPTEWWHWSYGERYWAVLRQAPAARYGPVAPPATRAPAAIPPAKHQHP, encoded by the coding sequence GTGGAAGACATCATCCCGCTCTCCGATCCCCGTGTGGCCGGCGTCCCGCTCGCCGACTGCGGTGAGCCGCTGGTCGACCTGCGTGAACGGTCGGGCCTGCGGCTCGACTCCCGGCAGGCGGACCCTGACGGCCACTACTGCCATGTGCGGGCGGGTGTGCTGCGGAGACTGCTCGCGGCCCAGCGCATGCTGCCGAGCGGAACGCGGTTCCTCGTCGTGGAGGGCTACCGGCCGCCGGAACTGCAACGCCGTTACTTCGAGGAGTACGCCACCGCGCTGCGGGCCGGCCACCCCGGCCTGCCGCCCTCCGACATCAGGGAACTGGCCAGCGCCTACATCTCCCCACCGGAGGTCGCCCCGCACGTCAGCGGGGGAGCGGTCGACCTCACCCTGTGCCGCGACGACGGCACGGAACTGCCGCTGGGCACCGACGTCAACGCCACCCCCGAGGAGAGCGGGGGCGCCTGCCGAACCGCTGCTCCCCGGATCAGTGCCGAGGCCCGCGCCAACCGGCAGGTCATGGAACGCGTCCTCGAGGCGGTGGGCTTCGTCAACTACCCCACCGAGTGGTGGCACTGGTCGTACGGAGAACGGTACTGGGCCGTGCTGCGCCAGGCGCCCGCCGCCCGCTACGGCCCCGTGGCCCCACCGGCGACCCGAGCACCCGCCGCCATCCCGCCGGCGAAGCACCAGCACCCCTGA